In a genomic window of Carassius carassius chromosome 43, fCarCar2.1, whole genome shotgun sequence:
- the LOC132124793 gene encoding zinc finger CCHC domain-containing protein 12-like gives MSSQYHGHTKLRPFSGKVPCPYLESDYDTWRNNVEFHLTDATVSDKHTVRKIVESLLPPAANVIKHLGPNSTPHDYLCLLDSAYGTVDDGDELFAKFLNTNQNSGERPSGYLQRLQTALSQVVKRGGIAASESERQLLKQFCRGCWNNSLITSLQLEQKKNNPPPFSELLLLLRTEEDRQAAKSSRMRQHLGVPKSKAQSNSLSVGDHVTDDIDIETAADRTSPINAPKLEKQLAKLQAQIASLKASLSSSSRPASAKPSQRSKTKASTEEKSSSSGESKLTRKPRPGYCFKCGKEGHIASSCSNKPNPELVEIKRKELRQKQQAWEEQNRHDLN, from the coding sequence ATGTCTTCTCAGTATCATGGTCATACCAAACTCAGACCGTTCTCAGGAAAGGTCCCTTGTCCCTATTTAGAGTCTGACTATGACACATGGCGCAACAATGTTGAGTTCCATCTCACAGATGCCACCGTGTCTGACAAACACACTGTCAGGAAGATAGTGGAGAGCCTTCTCCCGCCTGCTGCTAATGTGATTAAGCACCTTGGGCCTAATTCTACTCCCCATGACTACCTTTGCCTTCTCGACTCCGCCTATGGTACTGTTGACGACGGGGATGAACTCTTTGCAAAATTCCTGAACACCAATCAGAACTCTGGTGAAAGGCCTTCTGGGTATCTGCAACGTCTGCAGACAGCCTTGAGTCAAGTAGTCAAAAGAGGTGGCATTGCAGCCAGCGAGTCAGAGCGTCAACTGCTCAAGCAATTCTGTAGAGGTTGCTGGAATAACAGCCTAATCACAAGTCTCCAGCTTGAACAGAAGAAAAACAACCCACCCCCGTTTTCTGAGTTACTTCTTTTGCTACGTACTGAGGAGGACCGGCAAGCTGCTAAGTCCAGCCGCATGAGACAGCACTTAGGGGTTCCTAAATCCAAAGCCCAGTCAAATTCTCTCTCAGTAGGAGACCATGTCACTGATGACATAGACATAGAAACTGCTGCAGATAGGACATCCCCCATCAATGCACCTAAGCTGGAAAAGCAACTTGCAAAGCTACAGGCCCAAATAGCTTCTTTGAAAGCATCTTTAAGCAGCAGCTCAAGACCAGCTTCTGCTAAGCCAAGCCAGAGGTCTAAAACCAAGGCCTCAACTGAGGAAAAATCCTCATCCTCAGGTGAGTCAAAGCTCACAAGAAAGCCTCGCCCAGGATACTGCTTCAAGTGTGGCAAGGAGGGCCACATTGCATCCTCCTGCAGTAACAAACCAAATCCTGAGCTAGTTGAGATAAAACGTAAAGAGTTGAGACAAAAACAACAAGCCTGGGAAGAACAAAACAGGCATGATTTAAACTGA